The proteins below come from a single Metarhizium brunneum chromosome 1, complete sequence genomic window:
- the dotC_1 gene encoding Efflux pump dotC produces MSELTAAERVLHDQANLLPRRKLIPVLCVLAIPSMISFIDQNGISTALPTIAAELNAKDTISWAGTSSLIANTTFTMLYGRLSDIFGRKNIYVTAVALLALADLMCGMSRNVTMFYIFRGVAGIGGGGIVNLSMIIVSDVVTLEERGKYQGIISSMVGVGSATGPFIAAAFVSRYTWRGFFYLLAPLSALSCLVAIIFLPSKPPTAGFTESMKKVDWLGLFTSSVAVIFLLIPISGGGAYFPWDSPMVIAMLAIGTLFFIAFVIIEWKVAALPMMPISMFKNPVIVVILIQTFLLGLVYQSFVYYVPLYLQNARQFSIMTSALIFCPTVGIQSVSGILAGYWIARYKRYGIVIKCGFGLWLLGAGLTLIYDRQTNPGAIVAPLIILGIGVGLVLQPTLVALQAHSPKSRRAVIISNRNFNRCSGGAAGLAISAAVLQVVLRNSLPPEYAYLGHSSFDLPDVPGGIPSSVLDAYMSASYAVFVLQVPLVGICFLGTFLIKDKGLAFADEPKVQEDQGVGETDLESGPSSSGSSVMEKGTNNVASTGRNTVKRGESGVRVTVSSKDMTDKRP; encoded by the exons ATGTCCGAACTCACAGCGGCCGAAAGGGTCCTCCATGACCAGGCAAACTTATTGCCTCGGCGGAAACTCATCCCTGTTTTATGTGTGCTTGCCATTCCGTCCATGATATCCTTCATTGATCAGAATGGAATATCGACTGCCCTGCCCACCATTGCGGCCGAGTTGAACGCCAAGGACACTATATCCTGGGCAGGCACCTCGTCTCTGATAGCGAATACGACATTTACCATGCTCTACGGCCGGCTGTCTGACATTTTCGGACGGAAAAACATCTACGTTACTGCCGTGGCTCTGCTTGCTTTGGCAGATTTGATGTGTGGAATGAGCCGAAATGTGACCATGTTTTACATCTTCCGTGGCGTTGCGGGCATTGGAGGTGGTGGCATCGTCAACTTGAGCATGATTATCGTCTCGGACGTTGTGACCTTGGAAGAACGAGGTAAATATCAGGGCATCATCTCTAGTATGGTCGGCGTGGGCAGTGCCACGGGCCCTTTTATTGCTGCTGCGTTTGTGTCCAGGTATACTTGGCGTGGCTTCTTTTATCTGCTGGCTCCTCTGAGTGCGCTGAGTTGTCTCGTTGCCATCATCTTTCTGCCGTCCAAGCCTCCTACTGCTGGTTTCACAGAGAGTATGAAGAAAGTCGACTGGCTGGGGCTATTTACTTCCTccgtcgccgtcatcttcttgttgaTTCCCATCTCTGGAG GAGGAGCGTACTTTCCATGGGACTCGCCCATGGTTATCGCTATGCTAGCTATTGGCACCTTGTTTTTTATCGCCTTTGTCATTATTGAATGGAAAGTGGCCGCTTTGCCAATGATGCCGA TCTCCATGTTTAAAAACCCCGTCATCGTTGTGATTCTCATTCAGACCTTCCTTCTCGGACTTGTCTATCAATCATTCGTTTACTACGTCCCGTTGTATTTGCAAAACGCGCGCCAGTTCTCCATCATGACATCGGCCCTCATCTTCTGTCCCACGGTCGGAATTCAAAGCGTATCTGGCATCCTAGCTGGCTACTGGATCGCGCGATATAAGAGATACGGAATTGTTATTAAGTGTGGCTTTGGGCTGTGGTTGCT CGGCGCTGGACTCACTCTCATATACGACCGACAAACGAACCCCGGTGCAATCGTCGCACCTCTAATCATTCTTGGCATCGGTGTCGGATTAGTGTTACAGCCAACCTTGGTTGCCCTCCAAGCCCATTCCCCAAAATCGAGACGGGCTGTCATCATATCCAACAGAAACTTTAACCGCTGCTCAGGTGGTGCGGCTGGGTTGGCTATATCAGCTGCCGTTCTGCAAGTGGTACTTCGAAATTCCTTGCCTCCAGAATATGCATACCTAGGCCACTCCAGCTTTGACTTGCCTGATGTACCTGGCGGTATTCCATCTAGTGTCCTTGACGCTTACATGTCCGCGAGCTACGCTGTTTTTGTTCTACAAGTTCCACTTGTGGGAATATGTTTCTTGGGAACATTTTTGATCAAGGATAAGGGCTTGGCTTTTGCTGACGAACCCAAAGTGCAAGAGGATCAGGGCGTAGGTGAAACTGATCTTGAATCCggaccgtcatcatcagGATCCAGTGTAATGGAGAAGGGAACCAATAACGTTGCCAGCACTGGAAGAAACACGGTGAAGCGTGGTGAGTCAGGTGTGAGAGTAACCGTATCAAGCAAGGATATGACGGACAAGAGACCATAG